In Phaseolus vulgaris cultivar G19833 chromosome 10, P. vulgaris v2.0, whole genome shotgun sequence, a single genomic region encodes these proteins:
- the LOC137817924 gene encoding uncharacterized protein, with protein MRTTRSSSVAPPTDEDVVSMTQVMDMMRKLQENVVASRSQQERMHEALVASQARNEELNRVNEELRKALKEREERAVGDRPTPPSPPHSFPMPFSQEIMDSVVQANTVAVKASFTGLEDPVAHLTAFHTQMMLSGGSDAVYCKVFMSTLSGIALDWFVSLPTGHITTFQQFSKMFVEQYIVNKAPPLVSYDLFDVRQYQGESLKDFLNRFRAQIVRLPGKDEELFVHAFKKGVLPGPFSKSLIRSHLATFAEIQRRAVAHIAAESEVTEKRGNVAPTKPRAQARAQPQRVMEAAAGKRDQRMRHPYDPKKNKGKGPGRPRETNRPPRYEFVMGLADLIVIPNIAAKLKVPEKTTEKVLGPKPDVWCEFHKSFGHSINSCLALGQKLAELVKYGFLKDYLLEKQAGQSTGSQPAGNEGQQHEVPIHGEIHTIAGGFSGGGCTASQRKKYARSVMSVEVFEDHSPDVDIMFTKGDLRDVVPHDNDPIVISLVTTGRTIHRVLVDQGSLADVKFWPTFEKLQLSPDQLRPYGGCLYGFAGDQVEVRGYIELRTTFTDGLASRTEKTLRRHTTYCWEGQCSTGQELCLQQGT; from the coding sequence atgaggacaacgcgatCTAGTTCAGTCGCGCCGCCAACAGATGAGGATGTTGTGTCTATGACGCAGGTGATGGATATGATGAGGAAGCTGCAGGAGAACGTAGTTGCATCACGTTCTCAACAAGAAAGaatgcacgaggcgctggtggcctcgcaagctaggaatgaggagctcaacaGGGTTAACGAAGAGTTGCGTAAAGCTCTCAAagagcgggaggagcgtgcggtCGGGGACAGACCtacacccccatccccaccgcatagctttcccatgccattttctcaagagatcatggactcggtggtccAGGCCAATACGGTGGCGGTGAAGGCGTCTTTCACCGGTCTGGAGGACCCTGTGgctcatctcacggcgtttcacacccagatgatgctctcggggGGGTCGGACGCGGTctactgtaaggtgttcatgagcactcttagTGGGATAGCgctggactggttcgtcagtttgcctactggccacattaccacatttcagcagttttccaagatgtttgttgagcagtatatagtgaacaaAGCACCAccgttggtgtcttacgacctgttcgacgtgaggcagtaccaaggggagtcccttaaggatttcctgaacagattcaGAGCTCAGATAGTCCGCTTGCCAGGCAAAGATGAAGAATTGTTTGtacacgccttcaaaaagggtgtgTTACCTGGGCCCTTTAGTAAGTCGCTTATCAGGAGTCACCTCGCCACGTTCGCTGAAATCCAGCGACGTgccgtggctcacatcgccgctgaGAGCGAAGTCACCGAGAAAaggggaaacgtggccccaACCAAGCCGCGCGCCCAGGCAAGGGCCCAGCCgcagagggtaatggaggcggcggcggggAAGAGGGACCAAAGGATGCGCCATCCTTATGACCCTAAGAAGAATAAGGGGAAGGGGCCGGGGCGGCCAAGAGAGACTAATCGCCCTCCAAGGTATGAGTTCGTGATGGGGTTAGCCGATCTGATCGTCATCCCTAACATTGCTGCCAAGCTCAAGGTGCCTGAGAAGACGACGGAAAAGGTTTTGGGACCAAAACCGGACgtgtggtgtgagttccacaagagctttggccactctatcaactcgtgtttggctttgggaCAAAAACTCGCCGAGTTGGTCAAGTATGGATTCTTGAAAGATTACTTGCTGGAGAAGCAAGCGGGCCAGTCAACAGGTTCCCAACCGGCGGGCAATGAAggacagcagcacgaggtgcccattcacggtgagatccacaccatagctggtggattctcAGGTGGAGGGTGTACTGCATCGCAGCgcaagaagtatgcaaggtcggtgatgtcagtggaagtttttgaggatcactcacccgacgtggacatcatgttcaccaaaggagaccttagggatgttgtgcctcacgacaacgaccctattgtgatctcgcttgtcacgacGGGAAGGACtatccaccgggtgctggtcgaccaaggaagcttgGCAGATGTAAagttttggccgacttttgaaaagttacaactatcccccgatcaactgaggccatatgggggctgcttgtacggtttcgccggcgatcaagtggaggtcagggggtatattgagttaaggacgacgttcacagatggTTTGGCCTCACGAACAGAGAAAACGCTCCGTCGgcatacaacatactgttgggaaggccaatgCTCAACAGgacaggagttgtgccttcaacaaggcacatga